Genomic DNA from Prevotella intermedia ATCC 25611 = DSM 20706:
TTGAAATGGTTAAGAAATCATCTGCCTTTTCTTCACCCAAAATATCTTGTTGGCTTATTAGATTGGTACATCATCAAGAAGTTTATAGGAACTTACATATTTTCGATAATTCTCATTATCTCTATTGCAATAATATTCGACTTTAACGAGAACTTATCGAAACTTACCGAATACCAAGCTCCGTGGCGTGCCATCATCTTCGATTACTATGCAAACTTCGTTCCATACTATTCCAATCTCTTCTCTCCCCTATTTGTTTTCATCGCCGTAATATTCTTCACATCGAAGTTAGCAGGCAACTCGGAAATCATTTCCATGCTTGCAGCGGGCGTTTCGTTTAACCGTCTGATGCGTCCCTATATGATTTCGTGTGTACTGATAGCTGGTTTAACTTACTATTTAAATAGTTTTGTTATACCACACGGAACTGTAATACGCTTAAATTTCAAGTCCCTCTATCTTAATTCCAAAAAGAATACAGCTGCCGAAAATGTGCAATTAAAGGTCGCTGAGAACACTGTGGCTTACATACAGAACTATGACGACAAATACAAACGAGGCTATGGATTTTCGTTAGACAAATTCGATGGCAACAAACTTATAGACCATTTAACAGCAAGCGAGATACAATACGATACCATTGCCGATGCAAAGTATCATTGGAAAATATCGAATTGGAAAATCAGAAAGCTGAAAGGGCTGAAAGAACACATTACAACAGGGGCTGAAATGGACACCGTTATAATGATGGAACCTACCGATTTGGTTTATTCAAAAGGGCAACAAGAAACATTTACATCGCCCGAATTGCTTGACTACATTTCCAAACAAACCAGTAGAGGCTCTAAAAATGTAGTACAATACGAGGTAGAATACCACAAGCGCATAGCAATGTCGTTCTCATCGTTCGTTCTAACCATTATAGGTTTATCGCTATCATCGCGCAAACGAAAAGGTGGAATGGGAATGTATCTTGGCATTGGTCTTGCATTAAGTGTGAGTTACATTCTTTTGCAAACCGTTTCGTCCACTTTTGCCATCAACGCAAACACCCCACCTATATTGGCAGCGTGGATTCCAAATATAATTTTTGCAGCGATAGCATACTTCTGCTACCGCCACGCACCTAATTAATAAATAAAGAAATAGTTAAAGAACACCCTTTGCGAGAAGGGTAAAAACAAAATAATATGGATTTTGAAAGTTTAGATTTAAATGACGATATACTCGATGCGCTTTACGATATGCGCTTCGAGCAATGCACACCTGTTCAGGAAAAATGTATTCCAGAAATATTAAAAGGTAAAGATATTTTGGGAGTAGCGCAAACAGGAACAGGCAAAACTGCCGCATACTTGCTTCCCGTACTCTCGAAACTTGCCGATGGAGGCTATCCTGAAGATGCTATAAACTGTTTGATTATGTCGCCAACCCGCGAATTAGCCCAGCAAATAGACCAAGCTTTCCAAGGCTTTTCATACTATCTGAATGGTGTTTCGTGCGTTGCTGTTTATGGTGGAAACGACGGAAACCGCTACGATCAAGAGATTAAAAGCCTGTCGTTGGGTGCTGATGTGATTATCGCTACCCCAGGACGCTTCATCTCACACATATCTTTAGGAAATGTAGACCTTTCCAAACTCAGTTTCTTCATACTCGATGAGGCAGACAGAATGTTGGATATGGGATTCGCAGACGATATTCTAACCATTCAGAAAAAACTTCCTAAAACCTGCCAGACTATCATGTTCTCGGCAACAATGCCGCAGAAGATAGAAGAGCTTGCACAGACTTTGCTCAACAATCCTTCTGTCATTAAGCTTGCAGTCAGCAAGCCTGCCGAGAAAATATGCCAAATAGCATACGTCTGCCACGAGACCCAGAAGATGGAAATCGTGAAAGACATCTTCAAGTCGGGCAATCTTCAACGTGTCATAATCTTCTCTGGCTCAAAGCAAAAAGTAAAGCAAATAGCTTTATCGCTCAATCAGAAGAAGATAAATTGTGGCCAGATGCACTCCGATTTAGACCAAGTGCAACGCGACGAAATGATGTTCAAGTTCAAGAGCGGACAGATTGATGTGCTTGTAGCTACCGATATTTTGGCAAGAGGAATTGACATTGACGATATTACAATGGTTATCAACTACGACGTGCCACACGATGCAGAAGATTATGTACACCGAATTGGACGTACAGCACGTGCTGACCGCGACGGAGTAGCTATAACCTTCGTAAGCGAAGACGACATTTACTACTTCCAGCAAATAGAGAAATTCTTGGATAAAGAAGTAGAAAAAGTTCCATTGCCAGAGGGAATGGGCGAAGCTCCCGAGTATAAAAGTACAGGAAAACCAAGAAGAAGCACAAGTGCAAAAGCACGTCGCAGAAAAGACCGCGACCAGCAAAGCCATAAAGACAAGAAGACTCGCAACAACAAAAAGAGCAATCGCCAACAGCCTGCTAACAAGGACTTTGCAGACAAAGAGCCTAAAAACACCACTGCACAGGGCAGCGAAGAGAAAAAGCAGGATAGGGAAAAGTCAAGCAAAAACAACCGTCGCAACAGAAAGCCTTCTGCAACTGAAATAGAAGACAAACAAAACAGAGGTCAGAATAAGAAGGCGGAAGAAACCAACAAGGCTGACCAAAAGCAAAGAAACAACAGGAACGCCAAGTCTACAAGTGGCAAAAAGGAGGGAAATGAGCAGCAGCGCAAGAACGCAAATCAAACTGCCGAAGCCAAATCCACTAAGTCCAATAAAAAAAGAAATAAGAAAAAGCAACGCCCAATAGAGGAAAACAAACCTCGAAAGAGCACAAAATACGATATTAAAGACAATATGTCGGCAGCAAGAAATTCAGAAAGCGGACTTAAATCGTTAATAAAGAAACCTTTAAAATGGTTGAGCAAGTTCGGTAAAAAGTAAACAATGTTTTTGCATAATATTGTTGAAAACAAGTAAAACGCACTTACTCAAAACCTCAATATTTACCGAATAGCCTCTATTTACTTTGCAAGCAAATCGCAAAGTGAATAGAGGCATTTTTTGTATCCTCTCATTTCAACACAAAACCTTAACAAACTTTAAAGAGCCTAATTTATTGTAAGTGGGCTTTTTTTCGTATTTTTGCATCGAAATGGCGGAATTACAAGTCCGTCATACTAATTAGAAATTTACAAGAAATAAATACATTATGAGTAAACAAACAGAAAAAATCAAGGAACTCGTAGCCAAAAGAGAGCAAGCTCGCTTAGGTGGTGGCGAAAAAGCTATCGAGAAGCAACACGCTCGTGGTAAATATACTGCACGCGAGCGCATTGAGATGTTGATAGACAAAGGTAGCTTTGAAGAATACGATATGTTCAAACTTCACCGTTGCCATAACTTTGGAATGGAGAAGAAACAATACTTTGGCGATGGCGTAGTAGCTGGTTCAGCAACTATCGACAGTCGCCTTGTTTACGTTTACGCACAAGACTTTACCGTTAATGGCGGTTCTTTGTCAGAAACAATGGCACAGAAGATTTGCAAGATTATGGATATGGCTATGACAAATGGTGCTCCTGTAATCTGTATGAACGACTCTGGTGGTGCACGTATTCAGGAAGGTATCACATCTTTGGCAGGTTACGCCGAAATCTTCGAGCGCAATATTCTCGCTTCTGGTGTTATTCCACAAATTTCAAGCATTCTTGGTCCTTGTGCTGGTGGTGCTGTTTACTCTCCTGCCCTCACCGATTTCATCATTATGAAAGAGGACACAAGCTATATGTTCCTTACAGGACCGAAGGTTGTTAAGACCGTAACGGGAGAAGACATTGACGCTGAAGGACTTGGCGGTGCAAGCGTACACGCTACAAAGAGCGGTGTTACAGGTTTCACGGCAAAGACAGAAGAAGAGGCAATGGACATTATTAAGACCCTGCTTTCTTACATTCCTTCCAACAACCGTGAAGAAGCTCCACGCGTAGAATGCACC
This window encodes:
- a CDS encoding LptF/LptG family permease, whose amino-acid sequence is MRNQFNKIINIAANKLENLKHLQLTTTAINALKWLRNHLPFLHPKYLVGLLDWYIIKKFIGTYIFSIILIISIAIIFDFNENLSKLTEYQAPWRAIIFDYYANFVPYYSNLFSPLFVFIAVIFFTSKLAGNSEIISMLAAGVSFNRLMRPYMISCVLIAGLTYYLNSFVIPHGTVIRLNFKSLYLNSKKNTAAENVQLKVAENTVAYIQNYDDKYKRGYGFSLDKFDGNKLIDHLTASEIQYDTIADAKYHWKISNWKIRKLKGLKEHITTGAEMDTVIMMEPTDLVYSKGQQETFTSPELLDYISKQTSRGSKNVVQYEVEYHKRIAMSFSSFVLTIIGLSLSSRKRKGGMGMYLGIGLALSVSYILLQTVSSTFAINANTPPILAAWIPNIIFAAIAYFCYRHAPN
- a CDS encoding DEAD/DEAH box helicase produces the protein MDFESLDLNDDILDALYDMRFEQCTPVQEKCIPEILKGKDILGVAQTGTGKTAAYLLPVLSKLADGGYPEDAINCLIMSPTRELAQQIDQAFQGFSYYLNGVSCVAVYGGNDGNRYDQEIKSLSLGADVIIATPGRFISHISLGNVDLSKLSFFILDEADRMLDMGFADDILTIQKKLPKTCQTIMFSATMPQKIEELAQTLLNNPSVIKLAVSKPAEKICQIAYVCHETQKMEIVKDIFKSGNLQRVIIFSGSKQKVKQIALSLNQKKINCGQMHSDLDQVQRDEMMFKFKSGQIDVLVATDILARGIDIDDITMVINYDVPHDAEDYVHRIGRTARADRDGVAITFVSEDDIYYFQQIEKFLDKEVEKVPLPEGMGEAPEYKSTGKPRRSTSAKARRRKDRDQQSHKDKKTRNNKKSNRQQPANKDFADKEPKNTTAQGSEEKKQDREKSSKNNRRNRKPSATEIEDKQNRGQNKKAEETNKADQKQRNNRNAKSTSGKKEGNEQQRKNANQTAEAKSTKSNKKRNKKKQRPIEENKPRKSTKYDIKDNMSAARNSESGLKSLIKKPLKWLSKFGKK
- a CDS encoding acyl-CoA carboxylase subunit beta — its product is MSKQTEKIKELVAKREQARLGGGEKAIEKQHARGKYTARERIEMLIDKGSFEEYDMFKLHRCHNFGMEKKQYFGDGVVAGSATIDSRLVYVYAQDFTVNGGSLSETMAQKICKIMDMAMTNGAPVICMNDSGGARIQEGITSLAGYAEIFERNILASGVIPQISSILGPCAGGAVYSPALTDFIIMKEDTSYMFLTGPKVVKTVTGEDIDAEGLGGASVHATKSGVTGFTAKTEEEAMDIIKTLLSYIPSNNREEAPRVECTDPIDRKEDLLNEIIPDDPNQAYDMYKVIKAVTDNGEFFEVQPKFAKNIITGFARFNGQSVGIVANQPSAYAGVLDANASRKGARFVRFCDAFNIPIVSLVDVPGFLPGTGQEYNAVILHGAQLLYAYGEATVPKITITLRKSYGGSHIVMGCKQLRSDLNYAWPSSEIAVMGASGAVAVLCGKEAKEVKEAGGDVKQFLAEKEEEYTEKFANPYQAAQYGYIDDVIEPRNTRFRICRGLAQLANKKQDLPAKKHGCMPM